One Streptomyces formicae genomic window, CCGATCGAGCGGAACACGCGCTACGAGGCGATCCGCGAGTACGAGGGTCCCGACCTGACGCTGCGGGAGACGCCGCAGGCGATGCGGGTCTGACCCGCCTCCGTTCCTCACCCGAGCCCCGGCCCGCACGGCCGGGGCTCGTCGCGTTCTCCGTCCGGGATGCGGAATGCGGTTGAGGCACCGCGCTAGTAATAGTTAACTTCACCGCATGGCACTTACATTTCAGCTGGACCCGGAGGTCGACCCGGCGCTGCGCGACGGCGTCCTCGCGCTCTGGGCCGACGTGTCCAACGCGGGCGGGGCCGTCGGCTTCGTCCCGCCCGTGACTGTCGACGAGATACGCCCGGAGTGGATCAAGCGCCTGGCCGAGCTGAGCGAGGGCCGCACCCGGCTGCTCGTGGGGTACGACGAGGAGGGCGCCGTCGCCGCGACCGCCTTCCTCGCGTACAACCAGCACCGCCTGATGAAGCACTGGATCTGGCTGTACGTCGTGATGGTGCACCCGCGCCACCAGGGCAAGGGGTACGGGCGCGACCTGATGGCCGCCGTCGCGGACGCGGCCCGCTCCCTCGACGGCGTCGAGGCGATCCGGCTCACCTGCCGCGGCGGCACCGGCGTCGACCGCTTCTACGCCTCCTGCGGATACAAGGAGGTCGGGCGGGTGCCCGGCGCGATCCGGGTGGCTCCCGGCGACGACCGCGACGACATCACGATGCTGCTGCCGTTGCCGTAGGACGGGGCACCCCCTTGCCGGACGCGGGCCCTCCCATGCTTCACTGGAGAGGCTCGTCCAGCTCGGGCCCATTTCGGAACGGAAGAGTGGATTGACATGCTCCGCTACACGCTGATGCGCCTCGGGATCTTCGTGGGTTGCTTCTTGGTCGTCTGGGGCCTCGTCTACTCCGAGATCCTGCCGCGTGGGCTCGGCGACTCGAACATGCTGTGGGTGCTGCTGCTCTCGCTGATCATCTCCGCGCCCATCAGCTTCGTGGCGCTGCGCAAGGAGCGGGACCGCGCGTCGGCCACGGTCGTCGCGCGCGTGGACCGCACCAAGGCCAACCTGGAGGCGAACCGCACCCAGGAGGACGAGGCTGACGACGTCGCCCGCGCGCGGACGCAGGGCTGACGACACCAGGCTCGTACGCCTCGAAGCCGTCCGCCTCGAAGCTCGTAAGCTTCGTCACACACTTCTCGGGACCCCGGTCCTGGAGCGCATCGCTCCGGGGCCGGGGTTCCGTGCGTCGCGGGGCAGTTGGGGCCGCCGGGAAACGGATCAAGCGGGGCCCGTCGCTCCGCTTACCTCAAACAAGACCTTTGATGTTCTCAAAGTACAAGTGTTAACGTGTTCGACATGAAGACAGCAGCAGCGCACCGCAACGCCATGAGCGTCCCGCTCGTGGCGCGCCTGCATGTCGACCTCTGCCGCTGCATGTCCGCGGCCTGTCACGTCTGATCGTGATCCCCGCTGCAGCGACGCCGCTGACCCTTCGCGGTCGCCGCTCCCGTACGTCCCCAACCCCCTGACTTTCCTCACCGGAGTGTGTCCGTGTCCGCGAATTCCGCGACGCCCGCCGACAAGGCAGGCGACACCGAGAAGCCCGAGTCCGGCTTCCGGATACCCAAGTTCCTCAAGATCCCCTTCTGGGCGCAGATCCTCGGCGGCCTCGTCCTGGGTGTCCTGCTCGGCTGGATCGCCCGTGACCAGGACGTCGACTGGCTCGTCACCACCCTCTCCAAGGTCGGCGACACCTTCATCGGGCTCCTGAAGCTGGCGGTCGCCCCGCTCGTCTTCTTCGCGATCCTGGTGTCGATCACCAACCTGCGGAAGGTCAACAACGCCGCGCGCCTGGCCACCCGCACCCTGCTCTGGTTCATGATCACGTCGCTGATCGCGGTGGCCATCGGCCTCACCATCGGTCTGATCACCAACCCGGGCTCCGGCACCGGCCTCACCCCGAAGGACGGCAAGGCCCCCGACCACGCGGGCTCCTGGATCGACTTCCTGACCGGGATCATCCCGACGGACGTCATCACGCCCTTCACCGAGCTCAACGTCCTGCAGATCGTCTTCATGGCCGCCGTCGCCGGCATCGCCGTACTGAAGATCGGTGACAAGGCCCAGCCGATCCTGGAGCTGAGCGAGTCCGTCCTCGCCCTCCTCCAGAAGGCCCTGTGGTGGGTCATCAAGCTCTCCCCGATCGGCACCATCGGCCTCATCGGCTTCGCCATCGCGGACTACGGCTGGAACCTCATCAGCAAGTACGCGACGTTCACCGCGGACATCTACATCGGCTGCGCCCTGGTGATGTTCGGCGTCTACCCGCTGCTGCTCGCGTTCGTCGCCAAGGTCAACCCGCTCCAGTTCTTCAAGGGCGCCTGGCCCGCGATCCAGCTGGCCTTCGTCTCGCGCTCCTCGGTCGGCACCATGCCGATCACCCAGAAGGTCACCGAGCGCCTCGGCGTGCCGAAGGAGTACACGTCCTTCGCGGTGCCCTTCGGCGCCACGACGAAGATGGACGGCTGCGCCGCGATCTACCCGTCGATCGCCGCGATCTTCGTCGCGCAGATCTTCGACGTGAACCTGGGCATCAAGGAGTACCTGCTCATCGCGTTCGTCTCGGTCGTCGGCTCCGCCGCCACCGCCGGTCTCACCGGCGCCACGGTCATGCTGACGCTGACCCTGTCGACGCTCGGCCTGCCGATGGAAGGCGTGGGCCTCCTGCTCGCCATCGACCCGGTCCTCGACATGATGCGCACCGCCACCAACGTGGCCGGGCAGGCGCTGGTCCCGGTGATCGTCGCGGCCCGCGAGAAGATCCTCGACCACACGGCGTACGAGAGCGCGTCGGCGTCCCCGCTGGACGACTTCGACGAGTCGCCCTCGTCGCGTGCGGTGGCTGCGGCCGCCTGAGTCCCCGGGTCTCCTTTCGACCCCTGGAGCCCCGCCCCGGAACCATTCCGGAGCGGGGCTCCGTCAATCGTGTCCTGACCTCCGTTGACCGTACGCTGACCTCGGACGGGGTCGCGCGGGAAGACGGGGACTGACGTGGTCGAGAAGCAGCGGCAGAAGCGGATGCCGCGTGCCGTGCGTGAGCAGCAGATGATGGACGCCGCGGTGCGGATCTTCGGGCAGCGGGGGTACCGGGCCGCATCCATGGACGAGATAGCCGAACTCGCCGGAGTCTCCAAGCCGTTGGTCTACCTCTACCTGAACTCCAAGGAAGAGCTCTTCACCGCCTGCATCCGGCGGGAGGCCGCCGCGCTCGTCGCCGCGGTGCGTGACGGGGTGTCGGCGGCGGAGCCCGCCGACCGGCAACTCTGGTCCGGGCTCACGGCGTTCTTCGAGCACACCGCGGAGCGGCCCGACGGGTGGGCGGTGCTGCACGCCCAGGCGCGTACGCACGGGGAGCCGTTCGCCGCCGAGGTCGCGGGGATGCGGGAGGAGATCCTCGCGTTCGTGACGCTGCTGATCGCCGAGGCGGCGCGGGAGGCGCACCGGAACCCCGCGCTGCCCGACCGCGAGGTGGCCGGGCTCGCGCAGGCGCTGGTCGGGGCGGCGGAGTCGCTGGCCGACTGGGCCAACACGGACGCGACCGTCTCCGCGAAGGAGGCCGCGGCGACCCTCATGAACTTCGCCTGGGCGGGGCTCGGCGACCTCATGGAAGGACGGCGCTGGACCCCGTGAGGTGAGTCCTGCCGGTGGCGGTGGCGCGGAGCTCGAAGGCGGGGCCGCGGGCCGTGTAGGTCACGGTGGAGGGGAGGGGGACGGGGGCCTTGAACTCGACGTGGACGTGCAGCGGCGACTCGGGATCCGCGTTCCGCGTCGGCTCGTGCGCCGCGAGGCACCTGGCGGCGGTCCACATGCCGTGGGCGATGGCGCGCGGGAAGCCGAAGGGGCGGGCGGTCAGCGGGTGCAGGTGGATGGGGTTCCGGTCGCCGCTGACGGAGGCGTAGCGGCGGCCCAGGTCGGACGCGAGGTGCCAGTCGGTGCCGGGTCCGGCGGGTGTCGCCCCGTCTCGCGGTCGCCCGGAGCCGGCCGACGTCTTGTGGCGGGCCAGGAACGTGCTGCGCGACTCCCAGCGGAGGGTGCCGTCCGTGGTGCGTGCCTCGGTGGCGAGGGTGGCTTCCGTGCCGCGCCTGTGCGGGGCCAACTGTGCGACGTGTACGTCCAGTTCGAGCGCCTCGGTGGGGTGTACGGCATGGTGCTGGGTGATGTCGATGGACGTGTGCACGAGGCCGAGGAGCGGGAGCGGGAAGTCCCTGGCGGACATCAGGCGCATGGCCAGGGGGAAGGCGAGGACGTGCGGGTAGGTGGGCGGCAGGGTGCGGAGGTCGTCGCGACCGCGGCCGGTGGCGAATCCGCAGACGCGTTCGTAGGCGGCGAGGTGTGGGGGCTTGACGTGGGCGACTTCGCGGAGGTGGGTGGTGGGGGGCTGGGCGTCGGGGTGGGGGCGCTTGAAGGGGGAGGCCAGTACGGCGCGGAGGAGGGGCATGGGGGTCCTTTCCGGGGGTGGGGTCGCGGGGCTCGGGTGGGTGCGGGTCTTGCGCCTTGGGTTCGGTTGTGGGGCGGGGCCGCGGGGGTATGTGCGTACTCGCCGTCCCAGATGACCGCCAACGGACTTGCTTCCTTGCCTCGTTCACTTATGTGCTCCGTGCGCACATACCCCCACGTCCCCTCGCGCGCGCTCGCGACCGCCCCCCGGCGGGGGTTCCCGGCCCCCACCGGGCCGCGGCCCCGCCCCACAGACGGGCGGTGGCCGCTCCCGCAGCCGAACGCGAACGGCAGCGCCCCTCAAGGGGCGCGGGGAACTGCGCGAAACCCCGGTGTGACACCGCACAGGACGTGGGGGAGATACCACCACCTCCCCCACCCACCCGGCGGGGAACTGCGCGAAACCCCGGTGTGACACCGCACAGGACGTGGGGGAGATACCACCACCTCCCCCACCCACCCGGCAGGGACAACGCCCCGACCCACCCCGTGGGCCCCGCGCTACGCGCCCAAGAGGCTCTGGCCACACGTGCGGATCACCTGCGCGTTCACACCCCCCGTAGCCAGCCACGCCGTCACCTCCGCCACGTCCGTGGGAAGCCCGCCCTGGGACAGGGAGTTCATGCGGCGACCCGCCTCGCGGATCAGGAGAGGGACCGCCGCCGTCATCTTCGTCTCGATGAAGCCGGGCGCCACCGCGTTCACCGTGACGCCGTGCTCCGCCAGCGCCCGGGGCGCGAGGGAACGGGTCAGGCCGATGATCCCGGCCTTGCTGGCCGCGTAGTTGGTCTGGCCCGCGTTCCCGGCGATCCCCGCGATCGAGGAGGTGGCGACGATCCGGCCGCCGGGTCGCAGCACCCCGGTCCGCAGGAGCGTGTCCGTGGTGGAGAGGACGGCGCCGAGGTTCACGTCGAGCACCGCGTTCCAGCGGTCGCGCGGCATGTTCGCCAGGGTGCGGTCGCGGGTGATGCCCGCGTTGTGGACGAGGACGTCGAGGCCCCCGTCGGTGGGCAGCGCGGCGACGATGCGTTCGCCCGCGTCGTCCGCCGTGATGTCCAGGGGGAGCGCCGTGCCGCCAAGGCGGTCGGCCACGCGGATCAGGTCCTGTTGGGCCGCGGGCACGTCGAGGAGGACCACGCGCGCGCCGTCGCGGACCAGGACGTCCGCCACCGCTTCGCCGATGCCGCGTGCGGCGCCCGTGACCAGTGCCGTACGCCCGGCGAGGGGGCGCTCCCAGTCGTCGGGGTCGCGCACCGCCGCCTCGGGGCCGGTCTCGATGACCTGGCCCGTGACGTACGCGGACTTGGGGGAGAGGAGGAAGCGGAGGGTGGAGGACGCGGAGCCGGTCGGGCCGGGGACGCGGACGAGGTTGGCGGTGCGGCCGCGGCCCAGTTCCTTGCCGAGGGAGCGTACGAAGCCTTCGAGTGCCTGTTGGGCGGCTGCCTGGTGGTGGTCGGCGGGGTCGGGCGGGGAGCCGATGACGACGACGCGGCCGTTGTCGGCGACCGAGCGGACCACGGGGTGGAGCGCGGTGTGCACCTCGGTGAGGTCGGCGACGCAGGACGCTCCCGTCGCGTCGAGGACGACCGCCGCGGGCCGGGAGGACGCGGTGGCGGGCGGCAGGCCCTGGGAGGTGAGGAGTTCCACGAGGGCGTCGGTGTGGCGGGAGCCGCCCGTGGTCAGGAGCAGCACATCGCCGTCCAGGCGCGGGTGTTCGGGCGACCAGCGGCGCAGTGCGACCGGCCGGGGCAGGCCGAGGCGGCGGGTGAGGAAGCGGCCGGGCGCGGTGCCGGTGAAGTGCAGATAGCGGTCGGCCATTGTCCAACTCCCAGCTGAGTCCTAAATTTACTTCCGAGTAAGGTTACTCAAGGGTCAGGAGCTGGTCGAGACATGAGCCTTCCTTCCGTACGACGCGTGGCCGTGGTCGGCGGCTGCCGCATCCCGTTCGCGCGCTCCGACGGGCCGTACGCGACCGCGTCCAACCAGGACATGCTCACCGCGGCCGTCGACGGTCTCGCGGCACGCCACTCCCTGCAAGGGGAGGGATCCGTGGGGGAGTTGGTTGCCGGGGCGGTGCTCAAGCACAGCAGGGACTTCAACCTGGCGAGGGAGGTCGTCCTCGGGTCGACGCTCGATGCCAGGACGCCCGCGTACGACATCCAGCAGGCCTGCGGGACCGGGCTGCAAGCCGTCATCGCCGTCGCCAACAAGATCATGCTGGGGCAGGTGGAGTCCGGCATCGCGGGTGGCGCCGACACCGCGAGCGACGCGCCGCTCGGGCTCAACGACGACCTGCGCAAGGTCCTGCTCGCCGCCCGGCGGGCCACCTCGCCGGGCGGGCGGCTGCGCGCGCTGGGGCGGGTGCGGCCCCGGCACGTCGTGCCGGACGTCCCGCGCAACGCCGAGCCGCGCACCGGGCTCTCGATGGGCGAGCACGCCGCCGTGACCGCGCGCGCGTGGGGCATCGGGCGCGCGGCGCAGGACGAGCTGGCGGCCGCGAGTCACCAGCGGCTCGCTGCCGCGTACGAGCGGGGGTTCTTCCAGGACCTCGTCGTACCGTTCCGCGGGCTTGCCAGGGACCAGAACCTGCGGCCGGGGTCCTCGGTGGAGCAACTCGCCAGGCTCAAGCCGGTGTTCGGCCTCGACGGGCCCAACCCGACGATGACGGCGGGCAATTCGACGCCGCTGACCGACGGGGCGGCCGTGGTGCTGCTCGCCGGCGAGGAGTGGGCCGCGCGGCGCGGCGCCGAACCGCTCGCGTATCTCACCGCGTGCGAGACGGCCGCCGTGGACTTCGTGCGCGGCGATGTCGCGGGCGGCGACGACGGGCTCCTGATGGCGCCCGCCCGCGCGGTGCCCAGGATGCTGGAGCGGGCCGGGCTCGGGCTCGGCGACTTCGACTTCGTGGAGGTCCACGAGGCGTTCGCCTCACAGGTCCTCGCGACGCTGGCCGCGTGGGAGAAGCGGGGCATCGGCACCGTGCCAAGGGAGCGGCTCAACGTCGCCGGGTCCTCGCTCGCCACCGGGCATCCCTTCGCGGCCACCGGGGCGCGGATCGTCGCGACGCTCGCCCGGCTGCTCGCGGAGCGGGGGCGGCCGGGGCGCGGTCTCATCTCCGTCTGCGCGGCGGGCGGGCAGGGCGTCACGGCGATCCTGGAGCGGGACTGAGAGCGGAACTGAGAGCGGGATCGTCGCGGAGGGTGATCGGCGTGTGCGTAAGGTGACCGCCGCTGAACGGGCGGGGCCCGTGCCCGGCGCTTAGGGTGAGCGAGGGGCACACCCTGGGAGGTTGCCGTGCGCGGAGCCTGTGCACTCGCCGGCGTCACCGTGCTGATCGTCGTGGGAGCGGGCGCGCCGGGAGCCTTCCCGGCCGCCTCGGCCGACGCGGACGGCGGGCGGCCCGATCTGTCGCGCTACTACACGCAGAAGATCAAGTGGTCCGCCTGCGAGGGCGCGACCGGGGACGTCGCGGAGGCCACGGGCCACGCCAAGGACGTCCGGTGCGGGAAGGTGACCGTGCCGCTCGACTACGGGCAGCCGACGAAGGGCACCGTCGATCTCGCGATGATCAAGATGCGGTCGAGCGCGAGCGGCAAGCCGCGCGGCTCCCTGCTCCTGAACTTCGGCGGTCCCGGCGGCCCCG contains:
- a CDS encoding TetR/AcrR family transcriptional regulator, coding for MPRAVREQQMMDAAVRIFGQRGYRAASMDEIAELAGVSKPLVYLYLNSKEELFTACIRREAAALVAAVRDGVSAAEPADRQLWSGLTAFFEHTAERPDGWAVLHAQARTHGEPFAAEVAGMREEILAFVTLLIAEAAREAHRNPALPDREVAGLAQALVGAAESLADWANTDATVSAKEAAATLMNFAWAGLGDLMEGRRWTP
- a CDS encoding dicarboxylate/amino acid:cation symporter, yielding MSANSATPADKAGDTEKPESGFRIPKFLKIPFWAQILGGLVLGVLLGWIARDQDVDWLVTTLSKVGDTFIGLLKLAVAPLVFFAILVSITNLRKVNNAARLATRTLLWFMITSLIAVAIGLTIGLITNPGSGTGLTPKDGKAPDHAGSWIDFLTGIIPTDVITPFTELNVLQIVFMAAVAGIAVLKIGDKAQPILELSESVLALLQKALWWVIKLSPIGTIGLIGFAIADYGWNLISKYATFTADIYIGCALVMFGVYPLLLAFVAKVNPLQFFKGAWPAIQLAFVSRSSVGTMPITQKVTERLGVPKEYTSFAVPFGATTKMDGCAAIYPSIAAIFVAQIFDVNLGIKEYLLIAFVSVVGSAATAGLTGATVMLTLTLSTLGLPMEGVGLLLAIDPVLDMMRTATNVAGQALVPVIVAAREKILDHTAYESASASPLDDFDESPSSRAVAAAA
- a CDS encoding MaoC family dehydratase translates to MPLLRAVLASPFKRPHPDAQPPTTHLREVAHVKPPHLAAYERVCGFATGRGRDDLRTLPPTYPHVLAFPLAMRLMSARDFPLPLLGLVHTSIDITQHHAVHPTEALELDVHVAQLAPHRRGTEATLATEARTTDGTLRWESRSTFLARHKTSAGSGRPRDGATPAGPGTDWHLASDLGRRYASVSGDRNPIHLHPLTARPFGFPRAIAHGMWTAARCLAAHEPTRNADPESPLHVHVEFKAPVPLPSTVTYTARGPAFELRATATGRTHLTGSSAVLP
- a CDS encoding GNAT family N-acetyltransferase, with amino-acid sequence MALTFQLDPEVDPALRDGVLALWADVSNAGGAVGFVPPVTVDEIRPEWIKRLAELSEGRTRLLVGYDEEGAVAATAFLAYNQHRLMKHWIWLYVVMVHPRHQGKGYGRDLMAAVADAARSLDGVEAIRLTCRGGTGVDRFYASCGYKEVGRVPGAIRVAPGDDRDDITMLLPLP
- a CDS encoding DUF4229 domain-containing protein, producing the protein MLRYTLMRLGIFVGCFLVVWGLVYSEILPRGLGDSNMLWVLLLSLIISAPISFVALRKERDRASATVVARVDRTKANLEANRTQEDEADDVARARTQG
- a CDS encoding acetyl-CoA C-acetyltransferase, yielding MSLPSVRRVAVVGGCRIPFARSDGPYATASNQDMLTAAVDGLAARHSLQGEGSVGELVAGAVLKHSRDFNLAREVVLGSTLDARTPAYDIQQACGTGLQAVIAVANKIMLGQVESGIAGGADTASDAPLGLNDDLRKVLLAARRATSPGGRLRALGRVRPRHVVPDVPRNAEPRTGLSMGEHAAVTARAWGIGRAAQDELAAASHQRLAAAYERGFFQDLVVPFRGLARDQNLRPGSSVEQLARLKPVFGLDGPNPTMTAGNSTPLTDGAAVVLLAGEEWAARRGAEPLAYLTACETAAVDFVRGDVAGGDDGLLMAPARAVPRMLERAGLGLGDFDFVEVHEAFASQVLATLAAWEKRGIGTVPRERLNVAGSSLATGHPFAATGARIVATLARLLAERGRPGRGLISVCAAGGQGVTAILERD
- a CDS encoding 3-oxoacyl-ACP reductase, whose product is MADRYLHFTGTAPGRFLTRRLGLPRPVALRRWSPEHPRLDGDVLLLTTGGSRHTDALVELLTSQGLPPATASSRPAAVVLDATGASCVADLTEVHTALHPVVRSVADNGRVVVIGSPPDPADHHQAAAQQALEGFVRSLGKELGRGRTANLVRVPGPTGSASSTLRFLLSPKSAYVTGQVIETGPEAAVRDPDDWERPLAGRTALVTGAARGIGEAVADVLVRDGARVVLLDVPAAQQDLIRVADRLGGTALPLDITADDAGERIVAALPTDGGLDVLVHNAGITRDRTLANMPRDRWNAVLDVNLGAVLSTTDTLLRTGVLRPGGRIVATSSIAGIAGNAGQTNYAASKAGIIGLTRSLAPRALAEHGVTVNAVAPGFIETKMTAAVPLLIREAGRRMNSLSQGGLPTDVAEVTAWLATGGVNAQVIRTCGQSLLGA